Proteins encoded within one genomic window of Gloeobacter kilaueensis JS1:
- a CDS encoding PhzF family phenazine biosynthesis protein yields MPYRYYTADVFTDQIFGGNPLAVFPDARAIDPEQMQHIAREFNLSETVFVLPPEQGGTRRLRIFTPQVELPFAGHPTVGTAFVLAAIGDISLTGERTEIVFEEGVGPVPVTVEARNSQPVSCTLSAAQMPEYGPEPPAAADLAAVLSLETRAIAAPARAISCGVPFLFVPITNLDALGRIRLELTQWQRVLGGAWASMIFAFVVGADPERADYLRARMFAPSVGVLEDPATGSAVTALAGYLALEDPLVHGTCSYLVEQGVEMGRPSFLNLQYDLQDGQLTAIRVGGRVVLVSKGEFGPGTRP; encoded by the coding sequence ATGCCGTACCGCTACTACACCGCCGACGTCTTCACCGATCAGATCTTTGGGGGCAACCCTTTGGCTGTCTTTCCCGATGCCCGCGCCATCGATCCAGAGCAGATGCAGCACATCGCCCGCGAGTTCAATCTCTCTGAGACGGTCTTTGTTCTGCCGCCCGAACAGGGAGGCACCCGCCGCCTGCGCATCTTCACTCCCCAGGTCGAGTTGCCCTTCGCTGGACATCCTACTGTCGGAACCGCCTTTGTTCTGGCTGCCATCGGCGACATTTCCCTGACAGGCGAACGGACAGAAATTGTTTTTGAAGAAGGGGTCGGGCCGGTGCCGGTAACTGTCGAAGCCCGGAACAGTCAGCCTGTAAGCTGTACGCTCAGTGCGGCTCAGATGCCCGAGTATGGTCCCGAGCCGCCCGCCGCCGCCGATCTTGCCGCTGTGCTTTCGCTGGAGACGAGGGCAATTGCCGCTCCCGCACGGGCAATCTCCTGCGGCGTTCCGTTTTTGTTTGTGCCGATCACGAACCTGGACGCCCTCGGTCGCATCCGCCTCGAGCTGACCCAGTGGCAACGGGTGCTGGGCGGTGCCTGGGCCTCGATGATCTTTGCTTTTGTCGTCGGAGCGGACCCGGAGCGGGCCGATTACCTGCGGGCGCGCATGTTTGCCCCCAGCGTCGGTGTGCTGGAGGATCCTGCCACCGGTTCAGCCGTCACCGCTCTAGCTGGTTACCTGGCACTGGAAGATCCTCTCGTCCACGGTACCTGCTCTTACCTCGTCGAGCAGGGCGTCGAGATGGGTCGTCCAAGTTTTCTCAACCTCCAGTACGACCTGCAGGATGGGCAACTGACAGCCATTCGCGTCGGCGGTCGGGTGGTGCTGGTGAGCAAAGGCGAGTTTGGCCCAGGAACACGGCCATAA
- a CDS encoding zinc ribbon domain-containing protein — protein MLEAKAFTYGREVLKVGRYFASSQICSTCGHKDGPELLWVRQWTCPQCHSEHDRDENAAKNILAQGLGERLGHPPASATAEKEPG, from the coding sequence ATGCTTGAGGCGAAGGCTTTCACGTACGGACGGGAAGTGCTCAAAGTCGGCAGGTACTTCGCTTCTTCTCAAATCTGTTCTACTTGTGGGCACAAGGACGGACCGGAGCTGCTATGGGTGCGGCAGTGGACCTGTCCCCAGTGTCATAGCGAGCACGATAGGGACGAGAATGCAGCGAAGAACATCCTCGCCCAGGGACTCGGGGAGAGGTTAGGGCACCCTCCCGCATCCGCCACTGCGGAGAAGGAACCCGGATAA
- a CDS encoding chlorophyll a/b-binding protein, whose protein sequence is METNTQTEINGQNRNAWLFGFTPQAEIWNGRLAMIGFVAYLLWDLAGYSVLRNVLHLIG, encoded by the coding sequence ATGGAAACCAATACACAAACCGAAATAAACGGACAAAATCGCAATGCATGGCTTTTCGGTTTCACACCCCAGGCTGAAATCTGGAATGGTCGTCTAGCGATGATCGGCTTCGTCGCTTACTTACTCTGGGATTTAGCAGGTTACAGCGTCTTGCGCAACGTATTGCATCTTATTGGGTAA
- the rpmG gene encoding 50S ribosomal protein L33 yields MAAIAEPAARLIVSLESAECQTNALQAFARRLALQHQQNKCNATRRMELKKFCSHCNKHTIHQEIK; encoded by the coding sequence ATGGCAGCCATAGCGGAGCCAGCTGCTCGCCTCATTGTGAGTCTGGAGTCTGCCGAGTGCCAGACCAACGCCCTGCAAGCGTTCGCCCGGCGTCTCGCGCTACAGCACCAGCAAAACAAGTGCAACGCGACGAGGCGCATGGAACTCAAAAAGTTCTGCTCCCACTGCAACAAGCACACCATACATCAAGAGATCAAATAG
- the rpsR gene encoding 30S ribosomal protein S18, which produces MAYGYRGKRVSPIPPKDKIDYKDVDLLRKFISERGKILPRRVTGLTAKQQRDLTVAIKRARILALLPFVNRAG; this is translated from the coding sequence ATGGCCTATGGATATCGTGGCAAGCGGGTGTCGCCCATCCCGCCCAAGGACAAAATTGATTACAAAGACGTGGACCTACTGCGCAAGTTCATCAGCGAGCGGGGCAAGATTCTACCCCGACGAGTCACCGGGCTTACTGCCAAGCAGCAGCGTGACCTGACTGTGGCGATCAAGCGTGCTCGCATCCTCGCTCTATTGCCCTTCGTCAATCGAGCCGGCTAA